The genomic segment AAAAAAAACTCGATGAGGCTTTAAAAAATTCTATTGAAGATGTCCGCTATCTTTTCGGCTATGATACCGATAACGATGTGTTAATCGATGACGGTGTTGCATTTCAGGTGTTTAAACAGATAGATCCTTATGTGCAGCGGGGCGGTATTTTTTCAACCCGAACAAACGGTTTGGCTGCTCAGATTAAATCGAGCAAAGATAAAATTGCGCGGTACGATAAGGCGCTTGAAAAAAAAGAGCTGGAACTGCGGCAAAAATATGGGAATATGGACGGGGCTTTGCGGAATTTGCAAAAGCAATCGGATATGATCAATAATTTCAGCAGACAGAATAAAGGCGGTTCTGACAACTAGCGCACGCTGAATAATCCGCATAGTTGCCGGAAAGATGATAATTTGAGGAGTATGACTATAAATGGTGATAAAAATTAACGGCGAAGAACTTTCATACACGCTGGAAAATGAAAAGACCCTTGGCGAAGTATTGGGTAGCATTGAAGAAGCATGCTGCCGTGAACATGAAACAATCGTACAGGTTGCGGTTGACGGAAAAGAATTGAGTTCCCATGAACTCGACCTACTTTTTAAACAGCCTGTTGATACTGATATTACTATTGAACTTTCAACATTCTCCGGAGCGGAAATCCGTAATTACATGAAAGGCTTAACGCAAGAGCTATCCCAATATGTAGAAGACTTTGAGCAGATTCCAGTATATATGCAGACCGGAAAAGATGTGCAGGTTTTAAATCTACTTGGAACCTTTTCGGAAAAACTCAAAGAGTTATATCGATCATTACTCTTATCTGATGTAACGGAGCTTCCGATCGATATACAAATCGAAGATAAATCAGTTCATGAGTATCAGAAAGAAATAACAGCGTTATTGCACGATATTGTAACGAGTATTGAAGAAAAAGATATTATTCAAGTCGGCGATTTAGCCGAATATGAATTAGCGCCCCTTGTCAAAACTTTGATAAATGGGGTATCATCAACTCTAAATTAGACGGAGACGGAAGCAGTGCTTGTAGAGGATATTATCGATATTGAAAAAAAGAATTCTCTCATCTATTATCGGGAGGAATTTGAGGCTACCGCCGTTTACAATATTCTGGAAAGAGAACAAAAGGGAAAAATAGACTTTTTAATCGAAGTTAATCCTATCGGTCAAAAACAACTCTTCGTACAGCTTATCGATAAACCGGACTACCCTATATTACCTATTCGTCTTGCATTAAAAGAAAAAATACAGCATTTAATTGACTCTGCCGCTCTACCGCTTTAGGAAAAAAATGCTGAAGATGCAGGCTCGCTTTAAGATTATCTTTAAGATAGCGCTGCCCTTTTAAGTAGTTTACCGTCAGGCGATGAGTGCAGGGAATTTATCAAGGACATAAAGTTATCCTGAAAGCGATTTCTTTTAGGATGGATGCAACGTGTCCTATTATGTTTGGAGCAGCTCATGTATGAATATCATATTGAAGGCGGTTTCCCCGTAAAGGGTACCATCAAGGCAAGCGGAAATAAAAATGCGGCATTGCCATGTATTGCCGCCGCCGTCCTTACCGACCAGCCCGTTACCTTAAAGAATCTTCCCGAAATCGAAGATGTTTCCGTAATGTTTAAGATATTTGAATCCTTCGGCGGAACAATTGTTAAAGTTGCACAAAATGAATATACGCTACAATTAAAAACCGTAACCGGTTATGAAGTACCGGCGCCGCTGGCTCAAAAGATACGGGCTTCTATTTTGTTTGCAGGCCCGCTGCTTGCACGCCACGGAAAAGTTATGATGACTCCGCCCGGCGGGGATGTTATCGGACGGCGGAGGCTGGATACGCACTTTTTGGCGCTGACGGAACTCGGCGCACAGGTAAAAATAAACGGTCATTTTTTATTTACAGCAAATAAACTCATCGGGCAGGATATTTTTTTGGATGAAGCATCCGTAACCGCTACCGAGAATGCGGTGATGGCTGCGGTAACCGCCGAGGGCGAAACCGTTATCACCAATGCAGCAAGCGAGCCGCACATTCAAGACCTTTGCAAGCTATTGAACATGATGGGTGCAAAGATAAGCGGTATAGGCTCTAATATTCTGACTATTCACGGAGTACCGCAGCTGCATGGCGCGGAGTACCGCATCGGTGCGGATTACATGGAAGTCGGTTCGTTTATCGGACTTGCGGCAGTTACCCGCGGCTCGCTTACCATTACCGATATCAACCCACCCGATATGCGGCCGATAAAGCTTGCGTTTAACAAGCTGGGTATCCGTTGGGAAATCGACGGCACAAGCCTAACCGTTCCTGCACAGCAGAGTTTAAAGGTAAACTGCGACCTCGGCGGTATGATCCCTAAAATCGATGACGCACCGTGGCCGGGATTCCCCGCCGACCTTACCAGCATTATGGCGGTTATCGCCACACAGGTGGAAGGCACCGTGCTTATCCATGAAAAAATGTTTGAATCCCGTATGTTCTTTGTCGATAAACTGATCGGTATGGGCGCACGTATTACGCTTTGCGACCCGCACCGCGCCGTCGTTACCGGTCCCAGTACCCTGCATGGTTCCGAATTGGTTTCGCCCGATGTACGTGCAGGAATGGCGCTCGTTATTGCCGCCTGCTGCGCCCGCGGTGAAAGCCTCATCCGGAATGTGTACCAGATCGAACGCGGCTACGAACACCTCGTCGACCGGTTTAAAGCGCTCGGCGTACAGATTGAACGCAAGCCGCTCTGCGTATAACATTGCATACAAATGCTTACTTCGCTATACTTTTTCCGATTATGAAATATACACAGCTGCCTGTTTATGAACAAAAGGCACGGATTTTAGAGAGTTTAGAACGCCATCAGGTTATTGTTGTCGAAAGCCCTACCGGATCGGGAAAAACGACCCAGCTACCGGTGATTTTGCACGAGGCGGGCTATACACAAACCGGTATGATCGGCGTTACCCAGCCGCGACGGATTGCAGCTCTTTCCGTCAGCGAATTTATTGCGCATCAGCTAAAGGTTCCGCTCGGCGATACGGTGGGCTACAAGATGCGGTTTGAAGATCACACTTCGCCGGACACTAAGATAAAGATTATGACCGACGGGATTCTCTTGCAGGAGCTTAAACTTGACCCATGGCTCAGCAAGTATTCCGTTATTATGGTAGATGAGGCGCATGAACGCAGTTTGAATATTGATTTTATCCTCGGGCTGCTCAAGCGGATTTTGCAGGAGCGGCAGGATTTTAAGGTGATTATCTCGTCGGCAACCATCAACACCGATATGTTTTCGATGTATTTTAACGAGTGTCCGGTGATTAAAATCAATGCGATGACCTATCCAGTTACGCTCATCTTTGACCCGCCTGCCATCACCGCCTCCACAGAGACGCTTGCCGCCGAAACCGCGCTGCTCGATAAAATCGCAGTGATTGTCGGGCGGATTTTAAGCGAGGGCCGCCCCGGAGCAATTCTTGTGTTTCTCCCCGGTGAGCGGGCGATTAAAAACTGCATTGAACGGCTCTCGCATGAGTCGTGGTTCCGCAAGCTCTATCCGCTGCCGCTGTACGGGCGCTTGAGCAAGGAAGAGCAGGAGCGGGTATTTAAGTCCCCGCCGTTCGGGAAAAAAAAGATTGTTATCGCAACAAATATTGCCGAAACCTCTATCACCATCAACGATATTGCCGCCGTCATCGACTCCGGCTTGTCAAAGCTGAATTTTTACAATCCCTTCACCTACACCTCAAGCTTGGACGAAGCGCCGGTGTCAAAGGCATCGTGTAATCAACGACGGGGACGCGCCGGACGGACGCAGGAGGGGGTATGCTACCGCCTCTACACCCGCAAGGATTTTGAAACCCGCGTTATGTACACCACGGAAGAAATCTACCGCACCGACCTCTCGGAGGTGGTGATGCGGATGGCGGAGCTGGGTATCTACGACTTTGCGAACTTCGATTTTATTTCCCCGCCCGGCAAGAAGGGCATTATCGGTGCGGTGGATACGCTCAATATGCTCGGCGCGTTGGAGAGCGATAACAGCCTGAGTAAAATCGGGCAGATGATGTGCCTCTTCCCGCTCAGCCCGCGCCAATCCCGTATGATTGTAGAGGCGGTGCTCTATTATCCCGAATCGATTGAGGATGTATTGATTGCCGCGGGCTTTTTATCGGCACGCAGCCCCTTCCTCTTCCCCGATGGGCATGAGCTTGAAGCGAGAAAAGCCCATGCAGCATTCCGCGATCCGCTCGGCGACTTTGTGTCCTTCCTTAAAGTCTACCGGCAATATATGCAGGCTGAAAACCAAAAGAAGTTTTGTGAACGCTTTTACCTCGACGAGCGGATTATGGCGGAAATTGCCAACATCAAAGAGCAGCTGGAGCTGATTGTCTCCGATATGGGCGTGCCGATCCTCTCCGGCGGAAAACCGGCGGATTACTTGACGGCGGTTGCCCGCGGCATGATCCAATTTGTGTGCGCTGCGCAGGGGCGGGATGTGTACCGCAGCCTTACCACCGAAAAGATTTCCATCCATCCGGGTTCCTGTATGTATAAGGAACACCAAGCCTTTATCGTTGCGGGGGAGATTGTGCGTACTTCGCGGATGTATGCCATGTCGGTCTCGCCTCTTTCCAAAGGCATTGTAGCGCTGGTCGCCCCTGCGCTCCTTGACAAAAAAGCGGCGCAGGAAGCGCGGACACGAGCTGAGCGGGCTGCTGGTGGCGGCAAGGCTGTAAGCGGAAAAGGCGGCGGTAAAAACGCACTGGGAGCCGGTGCGGTCGGTAAACTATCCGGCAACGTAGGAAAGGCTGTACCGCACGGATTCGCAGCTGCATCGGAAACCGCAGGCGGAAAGAACTCCGGCAACGCTACCGGCGGTTCTGCAAACGAAAAGCAAGCGCAGACAGTATCTATCTGCGGCACACCTTATATTGTACAAAAGATAAAAGGGAAAAAGCAGCTCTTGCTACCGTGGGAGCAGTTCAGCCATACGGTGGAGCAGCTGCGGGCAGAGCGGCAGCTCCAAAGAGCCGGTAAGTCGGATACCGATTGGGACATACAAAGCGGAGTTCCGGCAAAAACTTCCGGCAATGCTCAAGGAGGCACAGAGCTTGAAAACTGCACGATAGTCTACGACGGCCGACTTGAGCAGCTCAAAAACCTGCGTGCAAAAATTACCTTCGGCAGCTACGAGCTGCTTGCCGGAGAAAAACTCGGCTTGGTGTTAAGCATCGCTGAAGCCTTTCCGCTTCAGCCCCTTGATTCGGAAATGCCGTTCCCGCGGACTAAAAATTTTATGCTGCCGGATGATACCGTAGCCCTGCTGGAGCAGCTGCCGCTCATCTTCCGCACGGTAGCGGCAAAGCAGAAGAGCAAGCAGCTCGGCTTTATCACCCTGTTCAACGACGGTAACGGTACTTTCTGGCTGAAAACGTCACGAGGTTTCCACACTGCGTTGCACGAAAACCTTGCCTCACTGCAGCAGCTTATCGACAGTGCAGGAGCAGGATTGGATGAAGCGCAAACAGCAGCTGTCAACAGGCTCTACAGCAAAATTGCAAAACTGATATAGGCAAAGGACAACTGCATCAGATTCCATTTGCAAAAGCTAACAGAAAGGCTGTTTTCAGACAAGGCATTTATGCAGCAGCCTCTTATTCTCCGGCGTTTTGCCTATCAGTCTAATGCGATTGCTCTGTCAGACGGTCTTTACATCACCGGTAAAATGTGTAATAGTTGCGAATACGAGAAGCGTAAAATAAAAACCGTACACATAGCACGGCTTTTATTTACCCAAGTTTGCTCAAACGCAAACTTGTATATTATATGCACGTTCTCACTTCGTTGCGAACGTGCGTAAAAAGTCAATCGAAAGTTGATACTTTCTTCTTGACTTTTTATGGGAGTCAATGATGGAGAAATTTGTTTCGTGGGATGTTAGTTATGATGTGGGAGTTCCGAGCGTCGATAAACAACACCGCCACTTAGTAGATTTAATCAATAGCTTATATAATGCCTGCCTTGGAGAAAAAGCAGAACTTGAAGAGACATTTAGAGATGTAATGAAAGAATTGGTAGACTATGTAATGATTCACTTTAAAGATGAAGAAGCTATCATGGAGCAAATGAATTATCCGGGGTTAAAAGAACATAAACAAAAACATGAGTTGTTCGTTAAAGAAATTTTAAAATCAGTTAATGCCTATACAAACGGCAAACAATTCGTTCCCAACTCATTTGTCCGCTTTTTGCGTGACTGGCTGTTTAATCATATCTTAATCGATGATAAAGCATGGGCACGCTATTACTTCTCACTTAAAAAATAAAACAGAAAAGGGCTGTCTTAAAAGCTGCACACTTTTAGGACAGCCTTTCGCACATTAACAAACTAAACTGAGCAGGTAACGATACGGCTAAACCGCTTCTTTCCGGCGCGGAGAATGAGTTCTCCTGTTTCGTCCAAGGCGGCGGCGGTAATGACGGCTTTAAAGTCAGTAACTGATTCTCCTGCGACAAGCGCCCCTCCCTGCTCTATTAAACGGCGGGCATCGCTCTTTGTAGCACATAAACCGCTTTGTACATATAAATCGACAATCGAAATCCCCTGCTCAAAAACGGTACGGTTCATTTCTACGGTCGGCATTGCGCTTTTATCGCCGCCGCCGCCGAATGCGGCTTTAGCACCGGCAAGCGCCGTATCTGCTTCATCTTTCCCGTGTATCTCTTTGGTGACTTCCCATGCAAGCCGCTCTTTCGCCTCGTTGATATTGCCTGCACAAATACGGTCAATCTCTTCGATCGGCAAAAAGGTAAACAGCAGCATAAAGCGGCGTACATCGGCATCGTCAACATTCCGCCAATACTGGAAAAAGTCGAATACGGGGGTCATCTCCTTGTCTAAAAAGAGTGCGCCTTTTTCGCTCTTTCCCATTTTTTTACCGTCGCTGCGAGTAATGAGGGGGAAAGTAAGCCCGAACACCTCATCACCGGTCTTGCGGCGAACTAAATCGACCCCTGCGACGATATTGCCCCACTGGTCGTCTCCGCCTATTTGCAGACAGCAGTGATGTTTTTGGTGCAGCATTAAAAAATCGTAGCTTTGCAGCAGTTGATAATTGAACTCAAGAAAAGACAGTCCCGTTTCCATCCGTATCTTGTACGCCTCAAACGAAAGCATCTTGTTAACCGAAAAACAGGAGCCGATGTCTCGAAGAAAATCGATATAGTTTAAATCGGCCAGCCAGTTTTTATTGTTTTCGGCAAAGGCTGTTTTTCCGTCAAATCCGATAAACCGATCGAGCTGCGCTTTTATTTTTTCAACATTTTCATCAAGTTGCTGATAATCCAGCATTTTGCGCATCTCAGTCTTCCCCGAAGGATCTCCGATGCGTCCCGTGCCGCCGCCAAGCAGCGCAATACCGATATGACCTGCATCACGTAAATGCCGAACTGCAAATTGAGGTACGAGGTGCCCGATATGCAAACTACCGCCGGTTGGGTCGGTACCGGTATAAAACGTAACCGGACCTTTATCCATTAACGCGGACAGCGCTTCCACATTGGTGCATTGCTGAAAAAATCCGCGATCCATTAACGTTTGTAAAGCTTTATTCATAAACGGATGATACTCTTTTTTATAAATAAATGCAACTTTTGACCGCATGACTGCGCGATACAAAAACCGGTTTTCGATTCTGAAAATACTCAACGTATGATTTCGATAATTCACATCATAAATTCATAATGATAAATTACATCAGTAGTTCGACATCTCCTTTACAAAAGCCGATTATCCTATTCACTAAAATCTTTAAATGAGGTATCATTTTAGCCGTTTTATGAAAAAAAGGGGGAATCCGTTATGGATATTCAATCGGTATTAAAAAATCTACACCCGCTTGAAATCAAGGTATTAAAGAACTTTAAGATAGGCGAAGGATTATATGCGAAAAAACTGCAGGAGGTTTTGCAGTATAAAGAAGGTCATGCAAATCAGGCCTTTTCATGGCTCAAGCTCAAAGAATTAGTAAAAGAAAAAACGAGAAAGACAACCGTTGTCTATGAATTGACGGAGCTTGGCAAAGACTATGCAAAAAACGGATTGCCTGCCGAGCGGATTATCCTATTGTTAAAGGAAGCAGGGCCGCTCAAGCTGCCCGAAATCGCGCAGAAACTCGGTTTGCAGAATAAGGATGTCGGCTCTTCCTTCGGGGAGCTTTCAAAAGCGGGCTGTGCCGCGATGAATGATGAGAAAAAAGCGGCATATATAAAAGACCCTGACGATAAAAACTTTCTATTGAAAAAAGCGCTGCTGAAACGTGCAGCAGAGGCTGCCGAGTGCCGTCTGCCTGAGGACTCTTTAACGGATGATGAAAAAACCTGCATTGCCGATATTGCGAAAAAGCGCGGCGCTGCGGATGCCGCATTCAAGATTATTGAACGGGACGAGATTGTCTACGCCTTTACGGATATGGTTGCCGCAGTACAGAAGGCGTTGAATGCGGCGGGTATTACCGGCGATGAAACCGGACAACTGACGTCCGAAAGCCTTAAAACAGGCGCGTGGAAAACGCAAACCTTCCGCAGCTACAATATCCAGCTGCCGCCAGCCCGCGTTATCCCCGGCAGGACAAACCCCTACGTTGATTTTTTAGAGAGCGTCAAAGATAAACTCACGTCGCTCGGCTTCGAGGAATTTGATGGGCCGCTGGTCGAAACGGATTTCTGGAACTCTGATGCGCTCTTTATGCCGCAATTCCACGCAGCCCGCGACATTCACGATGTGTATTACCTAAAAAATCCTACGCACGCCAAAGCGATCGAGGAACCCTTCCTTTCCCGTGTTGCGGAAATTCACGAAACGGGCGGGGACAGCGGCAGCCGCGGCTGGAACTATCACTTTGACCGCGATTTTACCCGGCAACTCTTGCTCCGCAGCCAAGGCACAGTATTGTCCGCTCATCAGTTGGCAAAGGCAAAAATCCCGGGCAAATACTTCGGTATTGCGCGCTGCTTCCGCTACGATAAGGTAGACGCAACGCACCTTTCCGACTTTTATCAGACGGAAGGTATCGTCCTCGGCGAACAGGTCAACCTGCGGACGCTGCTCGGTATCCTCAAGATGTTTGCCGTCGAAATTGCCGGCGCTACCGAAGTGAAATATGTCGGCGGGTACTTCCCTTTTACGGAACCTTCTATAGAAGTGCATATCAAGCATCCGGTACTCGGCTGGTTCGAGTTGGGCGGCTCCGGCATTTTCCGCCCCGAAGTTACCAAGGCGATGGGCATCGACGTTCCCGTTCTGGCATGGGGTATCGGCATTGACCGTATGGCGCTGATGGCATTGGGGCTCAACGATTTACGCGAGCTGTTCAGCACCGATATCGAAGGCGTCCGGCTCCGCAGATAGCACAAGGCAGGGATGCCTCAAAAGTCGGTTGCTTTTTCGACAGTCCCAAGCGCACGTAACACAAAAACGATATGAACCGGAAATCTTCTTTACTCAAAAGCGGTATCAGCCTATCCGTACTGACCCTTGTGTCGCGGGTTTTAGGGCTGATACGGGAAATGACCAAATCAGCCTTCCTCGGCACCGGCCCTCTTGCGGACGCCTTTACCGTTGCCTTTATGATTCCCAATCTACTCAGGCGCATCTTTGCCGAAAACAGCATGACCGTTGCGTTTATCCCTACTTTCCAGACCTATCTGGAGGGTGAGAAGTGCAATGCGCCCGATGCCAAGGCGGCGATGAAGGAGTTTCTTTCCGCAACATTCACCATGCTGTCTTTTGCCGTAACGGGTACCGTCATCATCGGGATTTTGTGCAGCGGTCTGATTATTGCGGTGTTTTTTCCGAAAATCGGCGACTTTTCCGCAACGGTACTCTTAACGCGCATCATGTTTCCGTACCTGCTGCTCATCTCCATTGCGGCATTCTTTCAGGGGATATTGAACGGCGTCCGCAGTTTCTTACCAACGGGAATTACGCCGATTTTGTTTAACCTGTCCGTTATCGGCTGCACCTTTGTACTCGCAAAGCCTTGCGGCAATCCGGCGCTTGCAATGGCAATCGGCGTGGTAATCGGCGGCTCCTGCCAAATGTTGTTTCAACTCCCCTTTGTGCTGCGCGCAGGCTTTTCGTTTAAGCTGATACCGTTCCGGCGCTGTGTACATAATGCCGGAGCGCGAAAAATACTGCGGTTGATTGTGCCGACACTCATCGGAACGGCAGTGTATCAAATCAACGACCTCGTTTCTACAGCGCTCGCGACATACTCCGGAGTTGGGGTCGCCGCAAGTTTACAGTATTCAATTCGTTTACAAGAACTTATTCTCGGCATCTTCGCTGTTTCTGTCGGCACAGTTATCCTGCCCGATCTTTCCGCCCATGCGGTTAATAAGCAATGGGAAGTATTTCAAAAACTTTTGCTGAATGCCGCAAAGATTATTGCACTCGTAACCGTTCCTGCAACGATTTTCCTGCTCTGTTCGGGAGAGCATGTCATCATTTTGGTGTATAAGAGCCGCCGCTTTACCAACGAGTCCGTCCGGCTCACCTTGCAGGCCTTTCAGTGGCATATCGCAGGGTTATTTTTTATCGCATTAAACAGGATTTTGACCTCGGCTTTTTATGCGCAAAGCGATACCAAACGTCCCACGATTGCAGGTATTGCGTGTTTCGGAATCAATATTGTGCTGGCTACGGCTCTGGCAGGCTTTATGCAAGGCGGCGGCATCGCGTTGGCACTGACGATTGCGAGCGCTGTCAACACCGGCCTTCTGCTGTATTTTCTTACCAAAAGCGATTCAATCGATGTGCGTACCTTGCTTACATCAGCCGCAGGTTTTACCGTTAAAATGCTGCTTTTTTCACTGATTGCCGCCGCACCGCTGTATTTTTTCGGAGCACGGCTCTACGATCCGTTAGCGGCGTACCCCCGCATTATCGCACAGGGACTTCCACTCTTTATCAGCGCCGCGCTTTTTTCACTGATTATTTTGACGTT from the Treponema medium genome contains:
- a CDS encoding helicase-related protein, with the protein product MKYTQLPVYEQKARILESLERHQVIVVESPTGSGKTTQLPVILHEAGYTQTGMIGVTQPRRIAALSVSEFIAHQLKVPLGDTVGYKMRFEDHTSPDTKIKIMTDGILLQELKLDPWLSKYSVIMVDEAHERSLNIDFILGLLKRILQERQDFKVIISSATINTDMFSMYFNECPVIKINAMTYPVTLIFDPPAITASTETLAAETALLDKIAVIVGRILSEGRPGAILVFLPGERAIKNCIERLSHESWFRKLYPLPLYGRLSKEEQERVFKSPPFGKKKIVIATNIAETSITINDIAAVIDSGLSKLNFYNPFTYTSSLDEAPVSKASCNQRRGRAGRTQEGVCYRLYTRKDFETRVMYTTEEIYRTDLSEVVMRMAELGIYDFANFDFISPPGKKGIIGAVDTLNMLGALESDNSLSKIGQMMCLFPLSPRQSRMIVEAVLYYPESIEDVLIAAGFLSARSPFLFPDGHELEARKAHAAFRDPLGDFVSFLKVYRQYMQAENQKKFCERFYLDERIMAEIANIKEQLELIVSDMGVPILSGGKPADYLTAVARGMIQFVCAAQGRDVYRSLTTEKISIHPGSCMYKEHQAFIVAGEIVRTSRMYAMSVSPLSKGIVALVAPALLDKKAAQEARTRAERAAGGGKAVSGKGGGKNALGAGAVGKLSGNVGKAVPHGFAAASETAGGKNSGNATGGSANEKQAQTVSICGTPYIVQKIKGKKQLLLPWEQFSHTVEQLRAERQLQRAGKSDTDWDIQSGVPAKTSGNAQGGTELENCTIVYDGRLEQLKNLRAKITFGSYELLAGEKLGLVLSIAEAFPLQPLDSEMPFPRTKNFMLPDDTVALLEQLPLIFRTVAAKQKSKQLGFITLFNDGNGTFWLKTSRGFHTALHENLASLQQLIDSAGAGLDEAQTAAVNRLYSKIAKLI
- the tyrS gene encoding tyrosine--tRNA ligase — translated: MNKALQTLMDRGFFQQCTNVEALSALMDKGPVTFYTGTDPTGGSLHIGHLVPQFAVRHLRDAGHIGIALLGGGTGRIGDPSGKTEMRKMLDYQQLDENVEKIKAQLDRFIGFDGKTAFAENNKNWLADLNYIDFLRDIGSCFSVNKMLSFEAYKIRMETGLSFLEFNYQLLQSYDFLMLHQKHHCCLQIGGDDQWGNIVAGVDLVRRKTGDEVFGLTFPLITRSDGKKMGKSEKGALFLDKEMTPVFDFFQYWRNVDDADVRRFMLLFTFLPIEEIDRICAGNINEAKERLAWEVTKEIHGKDEADTALAGAKAAFGGGGDKSAMPTVEMNRTVFEQGISIVDLYVQSGLCATKSDARRLIEQGGALVAGESVTDFKAVITAAALDETGELILRAGKKRFSRIVTCSV
- a CDS encoding phenylalanine--tRNA ligase subunit alpha; translation: MDIQSVLKNLHPLEIKVLKNFKIGEGLYAKKLQEVLQYKEGHANQAFSWLKLKELVKEKTRKTTVVYELTELGKDYAKNGLPAERIILLLKEAGPLKLPEIAQKLGLQNKDVGSSFGELSKAGCAAMNDEKKAAYIKDPDDKNFLLKKALLKRAAEAAECRLPEDSLTDDEKTCIADIAKKRGAADAAFKIIERDEIVYAFTDMVAAVQKALNAAGITGDETGQLTSESLKTGAWKTQTFRSYNIQLPPARVIPGRTNPYVDFLESVKDKLTSLGFEEFDGPLVETDFWNSDALFMPQFHAARDIHDVYYLKNPTHAKAIEEPFLSRVAEIHETGGDSGSRGWNYHFDRDFTRQLLLRSQGTVLSAHQLAKAKIPGKYFGIARCFRYDKVDATHLSDFYQTEGIVLGEQVNLRTLLGILKMFAVEIAGATEVKYVGGYFPFTEPSIEVHIKHPVLGWFELGGSGIFRPEVTKAMGIDVPVLAWGIGIDRMALMALGLNDLRELFSTDIEGVRLRR
- the murJ gene encoding murein biosynthesis integral membrane protein MurJ, translating into MNRKSSLLKSGISLSVLTLVSRVLGLIREMTKSAFLGTGPLADAFTVAFMIPNLLRRIFAENSMTVAFIPTFQTYLEGEKCNAPDAKAAMKEFLSATFTMLSFAVTGTVIIGILCSGLIIAVFFPKIGDFSATVLLTRIMFPYLLLISIAAFFQGILNGVRSFLPTGITPILFNLSVIGCTFVLAKPCGNPALAMAIGVVIGGSCQMLFQLPFVLRAGFSFKLIPFRRCVHNAGARKILRLIVPTLIGTAVYQINDLVSTALATYSGVGVAASLQYSIRLQELILGIFAVSVGTVILPDLSAHAVNKQWEVFQKLLLNAAKIIALVTVPATIFLLCSGEHVIILVYKSRRFTNESVRLTLQAFQWHIAGLFFIALNRILTSAFYAQSDTKRPTIAGIACFGINIVLATALAGFMQGGGIALALTIASAVNTGLLLYFLTKSDSIDVRTLLTSAAGFTVKMLLFSLIAAAPLYFFGARLYDPLAAYPRIIAQGLPLFISAALFSLIILTLLLITGDSLLKTAVQKIRRR
- the murA gene encoding UDP-N-acetylglucosamine 1-carboxyvinyltransferase — encoded protein: MYEYHIEGGFPVKGTIKASGNKNAALPCIAAAVLTDQPVTLKNLPEIEDVSVMFKIFESFGGTIVKVAQNEYTLQLKTVTGYEVPAPLAQKIRASILFAGPLLARHGKVMMTPPGGDVIGRRRLDTHFLALTELGAQVKINGHFLFTANKLIGQDIFLDEASVTATENAVMAAVTAEGETVITNAASEPHIQDLCKLLNMMGAKISGIGSNILTIHGVPQLHGAEYRIGADYMEVGSFIGLAAVTRGSLTITDINPPDMRPIKLAFNKLGIRWEIDGTSLTVPAQQSLKVNCDLGGMIPKIDDAPWPGFPADLTSIMAVIATQVEGTVLIHEKMFESRMFFVDKLIGMGARITLCDPHRAVVTGPSTLHGSELVSPDVRAGMALVIAACCARGESLIRNVYQIERGYEHLVDRFKALGVQIERKPLCV
- a CDS encoding bacteriohemerythrin; translated protein: MEKFVSWDVSYDVGVPSVDKQHRHLVDLINSLYNACLGEKAELEETFRDVMKELVDYVMIHFKDEEAIMEQMNYPGLKEHKQKHELFVKEILKSVNAYTNGKQFVPNSFVRFLRDWLFNHILIDDKAWARYYFSLKK